The region GCCGATGGGCTGCATGGTGGCGGCGCGCTCCGGTGCCTTGAAGCTCATCTTCACCTCGTCCGTCGGCATGTAGCGCAGCAGCTCCAGCAGGTACTGCGCGTTGAAGCCGATCTCCAGCGGGTCGCCGTCGTACTCCACCGGCAGCTCCTCGGTGGCGGTGCCCACGTCGGGGGTCTCCACCGCGAAGCGCAGCATGGGCCCGCCCAGCGACAGGCGAATGCGGTGCGTCTGGTCGCTCGCCACGATGGCCATGCGCCGCACGGCCGCCTGCAGCGCGCCCTTGTCGGCCACCATCGACTTGTCGTTGTCCTTGGGGATGACCTGCTCGTAGTTGGGGTACGGCCCCTCGATCAGCCGCGTGAAGATCTGCACGTCGGTGCCGCGGAAGCCGATGTGGTTCTCGCTGCGCCCCACCTCCACCGTTTCGTCCGGCCGGAACAGGCGCTGCACCTGCCCCAGGGCCTTGGGGTGAACGATGAAGTCGCCCGGCGGCACCGCGGCGGCGCCGTTTTCCACCGACAGCGTCATCTTGGCCAGGCGGTGTCCGTTGGTGGCC is a window of Longimicrobium sp. DNA encoding:
- the dnaN gene encoding DNA polymerase III subunit beta codes for the protein MRFTITRENLQQGLGAVAGSIPTRTTLPVLSNILIEAEDGAVRMSGTDLDTAVSVRVAADVAEAGAITAPAKKLQEIARELPGTVEFGTQGDAIQITSGRTKYRLNGLPRDEFPAFPKVDFVESWRVTGQELQRLITHVSFAASTEETRPILNGVLWQLGEGEMRMVATNGHRLAKMTLSVENGAAAVPPGDFIVHPKALGQVQRLFRPDETVEVGRSENHIGFRGTDVQIFTRLIEGPYPNYEQVIPKDNDKSMVADKGALQAAVRRMAIVASDQTHRIRLSLGGPMLRFAVETPDVGTATEELPVEYDGDPLEIGFNAQYLLELLRYMPTDEVKMSFKAPERAATMQPIGNEDTPDYLCLVMPLRLLS